In a genomic window of Helianthus annuus cultivar XRQ/B chromosome 10, HanXRQr2.0-SUNRISE, whole genome shotgun sequence:
- the LOC110881203 gene encoding mannan endo-1,4-beta-mannosidase 2-like yields MGSNSLVCQILGVASILVFVYLSFGDLLSVNYKNDPKLSFVERNGTNFVVDGKVFYVNGWNSYWFMEHAVVDHSRPRIREMLQAATKMGLTVCRTWAFNDGDYNALQVVPGQFDERVFKQARQVGIRLLFSLVNNLQAYGGKTKYVKWAWDEGVGLSASNDSFDPSIRLYFKNYVKTILTRKNTITGVVYRDDPTIFGWELINEPRCITDASGDTLQDWIEEMSSFVKSIHRKHMLTIGLEGFYGPNSPKKDTVNPEFWAADLGADFIRNSAPSTVDFASVHIYPDHW; encoded by the exons ATGGGTAGCAATAGTTTGGTTTGCCAAATACTTGGAGTTGCATCCATCCTTGTATTTGTTTACTTGTCTTTTGGGGATTTGTTGAGTGTAAATTACAAAAATGACCCCAAGTTGAGTTTTGTGGAGAGGAATGGGACTAATTTTGTTGTGGATGGGAAAGTGTTCTATGTGAATGGATGGAATTCATATTGGTTTATGGAGCATGCTGTTGTTGATCATAGCCGCCCAAGGATCAGGGAGATGCTTCAGGCTGCAACCAAAATGGGCCTCACTGTATGCAGAACTTGGGCTTTTAATGACGGTGACTATAATGCCCTTCAGGTTGTTCCTGGACAGTTTGATGAGAGAGTTTTCAag CAAGCAAGACAAGTTGGAATCAGGCttttgtttagtttggttaaTAATCTCCAAGCATATGGCGGCAAGACTAAGTATGTGAAATGGGCATGGGATGAAGGTGTCGGCTTGAGTGCCTCCAATGACTCCTTTGATCCATCAATTCGCCTTTATTTTAAGAATTATGTCAAG ACCATCTTGACTAGAAAGAACACCATCACTGGAGTCGTGTACCGTGATGATCCCACCATTTTTGGGTGGGAGTTGATCAACGAGCCCCGTTGCATTACTGATGCATCCGGTGATACTCTACAA GATTGGATAGAAGAGATGTCTTCATTTGTTAAGTCAATTCATAGGAAACACATGTTGACCATTGGCCTTGAAGGGTTTTACGGCCCTAATAGTCCTAAGAAAGATACAGTCAATCCTGAATTTTGGGCTGCTGATCTTGGAGCTGATTTTATACGTAACTCTGCACCGTCAACCGTCGACTTTGCGTCTGTTCATATTTATCCTGACCATTGGTAG